In the genome of Angustibacter luteus, one region contains:
- a CDS encoding matrixin family metalloprotease, producing MKTFVVALAATAAVLGGIGTSPTADQPTGATGSTGAASSASAASTHYGFLSRQVNAKAPVARWNPCAAIGYRVSSVGGGAGATADVIEAAKRIRAATGLPLVYRGQTSVVPGKGTAAYPKDTQIVVAWSKPGLTRFLPKPSKGTYAVAGYGGGSWTTGWDAQGRQWGRFLQGYVVLNSGYHFAHGFGAGPATGWQGTRGQLVMHELGHAVGLDHTTDRNQIMYPTMTRKAAVFGAGDRTGLHYLGRSSGCLYATKR from the coding sequence GTGAAGACCTTCGTCGTCGCGCTCGCCGCCACCGCCGCCGTGCTGGGCGGCATCGGCACGTCGCCGACCGCCGACCAGCCCACTGGCGCGACCGGGTCGACCGGGGCCGCCAGCTCGGCGTCCGCCGCCTCCACCCACTACGGGTTCCTGTCCCGACAGGTCAACGCGAAGGCGCCGGTGGCCCGGTGGAACCCGTGCGCGGCGATCGGGTACCGGGTCAGCTCGGTCGGCGGCGGCGCGGGCGCCACGGCGGACGTCATCGAGGCCGCCAAGCGGATCCGGGCCGCGACGGGGCTCCCGCTGGTCTACCGCGGCCAGACCTCCGTGGTGCCCGGCAAGGGGACCGCGGCGTACCCGAAGGACACCCAGATCGTCGTCGCCTGGAGCAAGCCCGGTCTCACCCGGTTCCTGCCCAAGCCCAGCAAGGGCACGTACGCCGTCGCCGGGTACGGCGGGGGCTCGTGGACGACGGGTTGGGACGCCCAGGGCCGGCAGTGGGGCCGGTTCCTGCAGGGCTACGTGGTGCTGAACTCCGGCTACCACTTCGCGCACGGTTTCGGCGCCGGCCCGGCCACCGGCTGGCAGGGGACCCGCGGACAGCTGGTCATGCACGAGCTCGGGCACGCCGTCGGGTTGGACCACACCACCGACCGCAACCAGATCATGTACCCGACGATGACCCGCAAGGCCGCGGTGTTCGGTGCCGGCGACCGGACGGGCCTGCACTACCTGGGCCGGTCCAGCGGCTGCCTGTACGCCACCAAGCGCTGA
- a CDS encoding aminoglycoside phosphotransferase family protein gives MDETVGDAELLARATALAGRWQVRLGEPYERGWGGRVYRAWTPDGVPAALKVSVADREGALQSAALATLDGRGAVRLLASTPDGAGMLLERCEPGHPLSSAGGQVALDVLVGLLPRTWVSTDRPFTTLRDEAAHWFDQLEPMWERTGRGVDRRLVDAAAELLRWLPGSQGPQVLVNQDLHGDNVLAAEREPWLVIDPLPLVGEREFAVAPIVRSAELGHSARDVRYRLDRLVGELGLDADRARGWSIVQTIAWCTEDGAVLPGHIDVATWLLDRLP, from the coding sequence GTGGACGAGACCGTCGGGGACGCCGAGCTGCTGGCCCGGGCCACCGCGCTGGCGGGGCGTTGGCAGGTCCGTCTCGGCGAGCCGTACGAGCGGGGCTGGGGCGGACGGGTGTACCGCGCCTGGACGCCGGACGGGGTCCCGGCCGCACTGAAGGTCTCGGTCGCCGACCGGGAGGGGGCTCTGCAGAGCGCCGCCCTCGCGACCCTGGACGGGCGGGGCGCCGTCCGGCTGCTGGCGTCGACGCCCGACGGGGCCGGCATGCTCCTCGAGCGCTGCGAGCCGGGCCACCCGCTGTCCAGCGCCGGCGGCCAGGTCGCCCTGGACGTCCTCGTCGGCCTGCTGCCGCGCACCTGGGTGTCGACCGACCGACCCTTCACCACCCTGCGGGACGAGGCCGCGCACTGGTTCGACCAGCTGGAGCCGATGTGGGAGCGCACCGGCCGCGGCGTCGACCGGCGGCTGGTGGACGCGGCGGCCGAGCTGCTGCGCTGGCTCCCCGGGTCGCAAGGCCCGCAGGTGCTGGTCAACCAGGACCTGCACGGCGACAACGTGCTGGCCGCCGAGCGGGAGCCCTGGCTGGTCATCGACCCCCTCCCGCTGGTCGGGGAGCGCGAGTTCGCGGTGGCTCCGATCGTGCGGTCGGCCGAGCTCGGGCACTCCGCCCGCGACGTCCGGTACCGGCTCGACCGGCTGGTCGGGGAGCTGGGTCTGGACGCCGATCGGGCCCGCGGGTGGAGCATCGTCCAGACGATCGCCTGGTGCACCGAGGACGGCGCCGTGCTGCCCGGGCACATCGACGTCGCCACCTGGCTGCTGGACCGCCTGCCCTGA
- a CDS encoding aldo/keto reductase has protein sequence MVSTPDMTYRPLGRSGLMVSRVGVGCNAFGARIDAEQTQAVVDAAIEVGITLFDTADIYGRGESEELLGRALGARRGDVVVATKFGMDMQGDNGPDWGARGSRRYIRKAVEASLRRLGTDWIDLYQLHEPDPVTPISETLAALHELVLEGKVRTVGCSNFAAWQVADADWTARTSGYERFISAQNKYSLLDRDVEDELVPACEALGLGVLPFFPLEYGLLTGKYRRGQAAPDGSRLQQQTARLESADWDAIEAVEGFAGERGVSVLDVAIGGLAAQPAVASVIAGATRPEQVYANAAAGAWEPTLEDLAALDAITTQA, from the coding sequence ATGGTGAGCACCCCGGACATGACCTACCGCCCGCTCGGCCGCTCCGGCCTCATGGTCAGCAGGGTGGGGGTGGGCTGCAACGCTTTCGGTGCCCGCATCGACGCCGAGCAGACCCAGGCGGTCGTCGACGCGGCCATCGAGGTCGGCATCACCCTGTTCGACACCGCCGACATCTACGGTCGCGGTGAGAGCGAGGAGCTGCTCGGCCGCGCGCTGGGCGCGCGCCGCGGCGACGTCGTGGTGGCCACGAAGTTCGGCATGGACATGCAGGGCGACAACGGCCCGGACTGGGGCGCGCGCGGGTCCCGGCGGTACATCCGCAAGGCCGTCGAGGCCAGCCTGCGCCGGCTCGGCACCGACTGGATCGACCTGTACCAGCTGCACGAGCCCGACCCGGTGACGCCGATCAGCGAGACGCTCGCCGCGCTGCACGAGCTGGTGCTGGAGGGCAAGGTCCGCACCGTCGGCTGCTCGAACTTCGCTGCCTGGCAGGTCGCGGACGCCGACTGGACCGCCCGCACGTCCGGCTACGAGCGCTTCATCAGCGCGCAGAACAAGTACTCGCTGCTGGATCGCGACGTCGAGGACGAGCTGGTGCCCGCGTGCGAGGCGCTCGGCCTGGGAGTGCTGCCGTTCTTCCCGCTGGAGTACGGGCTGCTCACGGGCAAGTACCGGCGCGGCCAGGCCGCGCCGGACGGGTCGCGCCTGCAGCAGCAGACGGCCCGGCTGGAGTCCGCCGACTGGGACGCGATCGAGGCCGTCGAGGGGTTCGCCGGCGAGCGCGGGGTGAGCGTGCTGGACGTCGCCATCGGTGGGCTGGCCGCGCAGCCCGCCGTCGCCAGCGTGATCGCCGGGGCGACCCGCCCCGAGCAGGTCTACGCGAACGCCGCCGCCGGCGCCTGGGAGCCGACGCTCGAGGACCTCGCGGCCCTGGACGCCATCACGACGCAGGCGTAG
- a CDS encoding Fpg/Nei family DNA glycosylase, with amino-acid sequence MPELPEVEGLAAFLREHAVGHVVARIDVAAFNVLKTFDPPPTSLHGLEVTEVARHGKWVDLDVDGLHLVFHLSKAGWLRWSTKLNPTPLRPGKSPIALRVVLDDDTGFDLTEAGTRKRLAVYVVRDPASVPQIASLGPDPLDPAFDRAAFGALLAGRRTQVKGLLRDQSVLAGVGNAYSDEVLHAAKLSPYALAGSLDEGQVDVLYEALESVLREAVAGSAGRPAAELKDTKRAGMRVHGRAGQPCPVCGDTVREVSFADSALQYCPTCQTGGKPLADRRMSRLLK; translated from the coding sequence GTGCCTGAGTTGCCCGAGGTCGAGGGACTGGCCGCCTTCCTGCGCGAGCACGCGGTCGGCCACGTCGTCGCGCGGATCGACGTCGCCGCCTTCAACGTGCTGAAGACGTTCGACCCGCCGCCGACGTCGCTGCACGGCCTCGAGGTCACCGAAGTCGCCCGGCACGGCAAGTGGGTGGACCTGGACGTCGATGGTCTGCACCTGGTCTTCCACTTGTCCAAGGCGGGCTGGCTGCGCTGGTCGACGAAGCTCAACCCGACGCCGTTGCGGCCGGGCAAGAGCCCGATCGCCCTGCGGGTCGTGCTGGACGACGACACCGGGTTCGACCTCACCGAGGCGGGCACCCGCAAGCGGCTGGCCGTGTACGTCGTCCGCGATCCGGCGTCCGTGCCGCAGATCGCCTCGCTCGGCCCGGACCCGCTGGACCCTGCCTTCGACCGGGCTGCCTTCGGGGCCCTGCTGGCCGGGCGGCGCACCCAGGTGAAGGGCCTGCTGCGGGACCAGTCCGTGCTGGCCGGCGTCGGCAACGCCTACTCCGACGAGGTGCTGCACGCCGCCAAGCTGTCGCCCTACGCGCTGGCCGGGTCGCTCGACGAGGGGCAGGTCGACGTCCTGTACGAGGCCCTGGAGTCGGTGCTGCGCGAGGCCGTGGCCGGGTCGGCCGGGCGGCCCGCGGCCGAGCTCAAGGACACCAAGCGCGCCGGGATGCGGGTGCACGGCCGCGCGGGACAACCGTGCCCGGTGTGCGGCGACACGGTCCGCGAGGTGAGCTTCGCCGACTCGGCGCTGCAGTACTGCCCGACCTGTCAGACCGGCGGCAAGCCGCTGGCCGACCGGCGGATGTCCCGACTGCTCAAGTAG
- a CDS encoding rhodanese-like domain-containing protein has translation MTGVPEISVQDLPADAVLLDVREQDEWDAGHVDGAVHVPLSEVPARLGDLPEADPLYIMCRSGNRSGRAAAWLNAQGIDSVNVAGGMKAWAFAGKPMAAASGSPTVI, from the coding sequence ATGACTGGTGTGCCCGAGATCTCCGTCCAGGACCTGCCCGCCGACGCGGTGCTGCTCGACGTGCGCGAGCAGGACGAGTGGGACGCCGGGCACGTCGACGGCGCCGTGCACGTGCCGCTGAGCGAGGTGCCCGCGCGCCTGGGCGACCTGCCCGAGGCCGACCCGCTCTACATCATGTGCCGGTCCGGCAACCGGTCCGGCCGCGCGGCCGCCTGGCTGAACGCGCAGGGCATCGACTCGGTCAACGTCGCCGGTGGCATGAAGGCCTGGGCGTTCGCGGGCAAGCCGATGGCCGCGGCGTCCGGCTCCCCCACCGTCATCTGA
- a CDS encoding ATP-binding protein — MDPIRNPYAPGAGQRPPELAGRDAELTAFDVVLERVARGRPERSLVLTGLRGVGKTVLLGALRSAAVRAGWGSGKLEARPDTSLRRQLAAALHLAIRELGPVEDADDGTRHVLGVLKSFALRDAGPTSKLRERWQPGIDVPAVPGRADSGDIEIDLVELLGDVAGLAAERGRGVAIFIDEMQDVGPDDVSALCAACHEISQQGMPLIVVGAGLPHLPAVLSASKSYSERLFRYVRIDRLDPQAAGLALRSPAHEEGADWTDEALAAMYDATAGYPYFVQAYGKAVWDVAPRSPITADDVRVGAPEAEAELTVGFFGSRYERATPGEREYLRAMADIESADAEPAQAGVPTSAVAEQLQRKPQSLSPARDALLKKGLVYSAERGRIAFTVPHFGRYLRSHG, encoded by the coding sequence GTGGACCCGATCCGGAACCCCTACGCCCCCGGCGCCGGCCAGCGGCCGCCCGAGCTGGCCGGTCGGGACGCCGAGCTGACCGCGTTCGACGTCGTGCTCGAGCGCGTCGCCCGCGGCCGTCCCGAGCGCTCGCTCGTGCTCACCGGCCTGCGCGGGGTGGGCAAGACCGTGCTGCTCGGCGCGCTGCGGTCGGCGGCGGTCCGAGCCGGGTGGGGCAGCGGCAAGCTCGAGGCCCGACCGGACACCTCGCTGCGCCGACAGCTCGCCGCCGCCCTGCACCTCGCGATCCGCGAGCTCGGCCCAGTAGAGGACGCCGACGACGGCACCCGGCACGTCCTCGGCGTGCTGAAGAGCTTCGCGCTGCGGGACGCCGGCCCGACCAGCAAGCTCCGCGAGCGCTGGCAGCCCGGGATCGACGTCCCGGCCGTGCCCGGACGCGCGGACTCCGGGGACATCGAGATCGACCTCGTCGAGCTGCTCGGGGACGTCGCGGGGCTGGCTGCCGAGCGCGGCCGCGGGGTCGCGATCTTCATCGACGAGATGCAGGACGTCGGGCCGGACGACGTCTCCGCGCTCTGCGCGGCCTGCCACGAGATCTCGCAGCAGGGCATGCCGCTGATCGTCGTCGGCGCCGGGCTACCGCACCTGCCGGCCGTGCTGAGCGCCAGCAAGTCCTACAGCGAGCGGCTCTTCCGGTACGTGCGGATCGACCGGCTCGACCCGCAGGCCGCCGGGCTGGCCCTGCGCTCGCCGGCCCACGAGGAGGGCGCCGACTGGACCGACGAGGCGCTCGCGGCCATGTACGACGCGACGGCCGGCTACCCGTACTTCGTGCAGGCGTACGGCAAGGCGGTGTGGGACGTCGCTCCGCGGTCCCCCATCACCGCGGACGACGTCCGGGTCGGTGCACCCGAGGCCGAGGCCGAGCTGACGGTCGGCTTCTTCGGCTCGCGGTACGAGCGTGCCACCCCCGGCGAGCGCGAGTACCTGCGAGCGATGGCGGACATCGAGAGTGCGGACGCGGAACCCGCCCAGGCCGGGGTGCCGACGTCCGCGGTCGCCGAGCAGCTGCAGCGCAAGCCGCAGTCGCTGTCGCCCGCCCGCGACGCGCTGCTGAAGAAGGGCCTGGTGTACAGCGCCGAGCGGGGCCGGATCGCGTTCACCGTGCCGCACTTCGGCCGCTACCTTCGCTCGCACGGCTAG
- a CDS encoding RNA polymerase sigma factor, with the protein MAGAALEDLWRGLAPQVLGAVVRRYGSFDAAEEAVQLAGLAAATQWPVEGVPDDPKAWLITVASRRLIDQYRSDQARERRELEAVAMAPSDTFVAPAADADDSAGQDDTLTLLLLCCHESLTAPSQVALTLRAVGGLSTAQIARAFLVPESTMAQRISRAKQRIREVGAHFTMPTGDALAERLGALLHVLYLVFNEGYTATAGPELAQVELSTEAIRLTRLAFEQLPDDGEVAGLLALMLLTDARRPARTTAAGALVPLADQDRSLWRRPLIDEGVALITKTLSSKAVGPYQVQAAIAAVHDEAPTAAETDWRQIVVLYDLLERLSPNPVVSLNRAVAVAMAGSPTDGLAVVEALAADRRLSDHHRLHAVRGHLLEMSGDPVGAEASYRRAAQLTTSLPEQRYLIERAERLSRR; encoded by the coding sequence GTGGCTGGGGCGGCGCTGGAGGACCTGTGGCGCGGGCTGGCGCCCCAGGTGCTCGGCGCGGTCGTGCGCCGGTACGGCAGCTTCGACGCCGCCGAGGAGGCCGTGCAGCTGGCCGGCCTGGCGGCAGCGACGCAGTGGCCGGTGGAGGGGGTGCCGGACGACCCGAAGGCGTGGCTCATCACGGTGGCCTCGCGGCGGCTGATCGACCAGTACCGCAGCGACCAAGCCCGCGAGCGGCGTGAGCTGGAGGCCGTGGCCATGGCGCCGTCCGACACGTTCGTCGCCCCGGCCGCGGACGCCGACGACTCGGCCGGGCAGGACGACACCCTCACCCTGCTGCTGCTCTGCTGCCACGAGTCGCTCACAGCGCCGTCCCAGGTCGCGCTGACCCTGCGGGCCGTCGGCGGGCTGAGCACGGCGCAGATCGCCCGGGCGTTCCTGGTGCCGGAATCGACCATGGCGCAACGGATCAGCCGGGCCAAGCAGCGGATACGGGAGGTCGGCGCGCACTTCACGATGCCGACCGGCGACGCGCTGGCCGAGCGGTTGGGCGCGCTCCTGCACGTGCTGTACCTGGTCTTCAACGAGGGGTACACGGCGACGGCGGGGCCGGAGTTGGCGCAGGTCGAGCTGAGCACCGAGGCGATTCGCCTGACCCGGCTGGCCTTCGAGCAACTCCCGGACGACGGTGAGGTCGCCGGCCTGCTGGCCCTCATGCTGCTCACCGATGCGCGGCGTCCCGCGCGCACCACGGCGGCGGGCGCGCTCGTCCCGCTCGCCGACCAGGACCGGTCGCTGTGGCGTCGTCCGCTCATCGACGAGGGCGTCGCGTTGATCACGAAGACGTTGTCCAGCAAGGCCGTGGGGCCGTACCAGGTGCAGGCCGCGATCGCCGCCGTGCACGACGAGGCGCCGACCGCTGCGGAGACGGACTGGCGGCAGATCGTGGTGCTCTACGACCTGCTGGAGCGGTTGTCGCCCAACCCGGTCGTCTCGCTGAACCGGGCCGTGGCGGTGGCCATGGCGGGCTCGCCCACGGACGGGCTGGCCGTCGTGGAGGCGCTGGCGGCTGATCGACGACTCAGCGATCACCACCGGCTGCACGCGGTGCGGGGGCACCTGCTGGAGATGTCCGGTGACCCGGTGGGTGCCGAGGCCAGCTACCGCCGCGCCGCCCAGCTCACCACGAGCCTGCCCGAGCAGCGGTACCTCATCGAGCGGGCGGAGCGCCTGTCTCGCAGGTGA